The following proteins come from a genomic window of Phycodurus eques isolate BA_2022a chromosome 9, UOR_Pequ_1.1, whole genome shotgun sequence:
- the stard14 gene encoding START domain containing 14: MSLASILPEESTFSDFKNQCLSTENWLSKYNSQGMQVWMEVPTDKSKRRGPKVHKIKCKITIKDVSAVTMYDVIHDSEYRKTWDAAMVESFDIARVSACADLGYYSWHCPNPIKNRDVVTLRSWRVTDDEYIIINFSVKHPKFPPRSDMVRAVSIITGYYIKPTGPSSCIFIYLSQADPKGSLPKWLVNKASEVLAPRMLRYVLQAGQKYPEWKEQNSPEQKPWLFPEQCTLPKMDPAELAIQRGDSLENVDESSKQDANPQE, from the exons ATGTCTCTTGCCAGCATCCTACCGGAAGAGTCTACGTTTTCTGATTTCAAGAATCAGTGTTTATCCACGGAGAATTGGCTGAGCAAATACAACAGCCAAGGGATGCAGGTGTGGATGGAAGTGCCCACAGACAAGAGCAAGCGCAGAGGGCCTAAAGTACACAAGATCAAG TGTAAAATAACAATCAAAGACGTCTCCGCGGTGACCATGTACGACGTCATCCACGACAGCGAGTACCGGAAGACGTGGGACGCCGCTATGGTGGAGAGCTTCGACATCGCCCGCGTCTCCGCCTGCGCCGACCTCGGCTACTACTCAT GGCATTGTCCAAATCCGATAAAGAACCGAGATGTGGTGACCCTGCGCTCGTGGCGAGTGACGGACGACGAGTACATCATCATCAACTTCTCCGTCAAACATCCG AAATTCCCCCCTCGCAGTGACATGGTGAGAGCCGTTTCCATCATCACCGGTTATTACATCAAGCCCACGGGTCCCAGCAGCTGCATTTTCATCTATCTTTCACAAGCCGACCCCAAAG GTTCTCTTCCAAAGTGGCTGGTAAACAAAGCTTCTGAGGTCCTGGCGCCGCGG ATGCTGCGGTACGTTCTCCAGGCGGGTCAGAAGTACCCCGAGTGGAAGGAGCAGAACTCTCCGGAGCAGAAGCCCTGGCTGTTTCCCGAGCAGTGCACCCTGCCCAAGATGGACCCCGCCGAACTGGCCATACAGCGGGGCGACTCGCTGGAGAACGTGGACGAAAGCTCCAAACAGGACGCTAACCCTCAGGAATGA
- the rab41 gene encoding ras-related protein Rab-41 isoform X5: protein MDMLFIQATIGIDFLSKTMYLEDRTIRLQLWDTAGQERFRSLIPSYIRDSAAAVVVYDIANLNSFQQTSKWIDDVRTERGSDVIIMLVGNKTDLADKRQVSVEAAERKARELNVMYIETSAKAGYNVKQLFRRVAAALPGMDSTAEKSKEDMIDIKLEKQPEMTVTESSCSC, encoded by the exons atggacatgCTGTTTATACAG GCAACAATTGGCATTGACTTTTTGTCAAAAACCATGTACCTAGAAGATCGCACG ATTCGGCTGCAGCTCTGGGACACGGCAGGACAGGAGCGTTTCCGCAGCCTCATCCCGAGTTACATCCGAGACTCAGCCGCCGCAGTTGTGGTTTATGACATAGCCA ATCTCAACTCCTTCCAACAAACCTCAAAGTGGATCGATGACGTTCGAACGGAGAGAGGAAGTGACGTCATTATCATGCTCGTTGGGAACAAAACAGACCTGGCAGATAAAAG GCAAGTCTCTGTTGAGGCAGCAGAGAGGAAAGCTCGAGAGCTCAATGTGATGTACATAGAGACCAGCGCCAAGGCTGGCTATAACGTCAAACAG CTGTTCCGTCGTGTCGCTGCTGCGTTACCTGGTATGGACAGTACAGCGGAGAAGAGCAAAGAAGACA TGATCGACATCAAACTGGAGAAGCAGCCAGAGATGACTGTCACCGAGAGCAGCTGCTCGTGCTAG
- the rab41 gene encoding ras-related protein Rab-41 isoform X4 produces MSTTTGGGEFGNPLRKFKLVFLGEQSVGKTSLITRFMYDSFDNTYQATIGIDFLSKTMYLEDRTVRLQLWDTAGQERFRSLIPSYIRDSTIAVVVYDITNLNSFQQTSKWIDDVRTERGSDVIIMLVGNKTDLADKRQITTEEGEQRAKELNVMFIETSAKTGYNVKQLFRRVAAALPGMDSTAEKSKEDMIDIKLEKQPEMTVTESSCSC; encoded by the exons ATGTCGACCACAACCGGCGGCGGGGAGTTCGGCAACCCACTACGGAAGTTTAAACTCGTCTTCCTGGGCGAGCAAAGCG TGGGAAAGACCTCGCTCATCACCAGGTTTATGTATGACAGCTTTGACAACACCTACcag GCAACAATTGGCATTGACTTTTTGTCAAAAACCATGTACCTAGAAGATCGCACG GTCCGACTCCAGCTTTGGGACACTGCCGGACAGGAGCGCTTTCGTAGCCTAATTCCCAGCTACATCCGTGATTCTACCATTGCTGTGGTTGTGTATGACATCACCA ATCTCAACTCCTTCCAACAAACCTCAAAGTGGATCGATGACGTTCGAACGGAGAGAGGAAGTGACGTCATTATCATGCTCGTTGGGAACAAAACAGACCTGGCAGATAAAAG ACAGATCACCACAGAGGAGGGCGAGCAGAGAGCTAAGGAACTGAATGTCATGTTCATTGAAACCAGCGCAAAGACTGGCTACAATGTCAAACAG CTGTTCCGTCGTGTCGCTGCTGCGTTACCTGGTATGGACAGTACAGCGGAGAAGAGCAAAGAAGACA TGATCGACATCAAACTGGAGAAGCAGCCAGAGATGACTGTCACCGAGAGCAGCTGCTCGTGCTAG
- the rab41 gene encoding ras-related protein Rab-41 isoform X2 has protein sequence MSTTTGGGEFGNPLRKFKLVFLGEQSVGKTSLITRFMYDSFDNTYQATIGIDFLSKTMYLEDRTVRLQLWDTAGQERFRSLIPSYIRDSTIAVVVYDITNLNSFQQTSKWIDDVRTERGSDVIIMLVGNKTDLADKRQVSVEAAERKARELNVMYIETSAKAGYNVKQLFRRVAAALPGMDSTAEKSKEDMIDIKLEKQPEMTVTESSCSC, from the exons ATGTCGACCACAACCGGCGGCGGGGAGTTCGGCAACCCACTACGGAAGTTTAAACTCGTCTTCCTGGGCGAGCAAAGCG TGGGAAAGACCTCGCTCATCACCAGGTTTATGTATGACAGCTTTGACAACACCTACcag GCAACAATTGGCATTGACTTTTTGTCAAAAACCATGTACCTAGAAGATCGCACG GTCCGACTCCAGCTTTGGGACACTGCCGGACAGGAGCGCTTTCGTAGCCTAATTCCCAGCTACATCCGTGATTCTACCATTGCTGTGGTTGTGTATGACATCACCA ATCTCAACTCCTTCCAACAAACCTCAAAGTGGATCGATGACGTTCGAACGGAGAGAGGAAGTGACGTCATTATCATGCTCGTTGGGAACAAAACAGACCTGGCAGATAAAAG GCAAGTCTCTGTTGAGGCAGCAGAGAGGAAAGCTCGAGAGCTCAATGTGATGTACATAGAGACCAGCGCCAAGGCTGGCTATAACGTCAAACAG CTGTTCCGTCGTGTCGCTGCTGCGTTACCTGGTATGGACAGTACAGCGGAGAAGAGCAAAGAAGACA TGATCGACATCAAACTGGAGAAGCAGCCAGAGATGACTGTCACCGAGAGCAGCTGCTCGTGCTAG
- the rab41 gene encoding ras-related protein Rab-41 isoform X6, protein MDMLFIQATIGIDFLSKTMYLEDRTVRLQLWDTAGQERFRSLIPSYIRDSTIAVVVYDITNLNSFQQTSKWIDDVRTERGSDVIIMLVGNKTDLADKRQVSVEAAERKARELNVMYIETSAKAGYNVKQLFRRVAAALPGMDSTAEKSKEDMIDIKLEKQPEMTVTESSCSC, encoded by the exons atggacatgCTGTTTATACAG GCAACAATTGGCATTGACTTTTTGTCAAAAACCATGTACCTAGAAGATCGCACG GTCCGACTCCAGCTTTGGGACACTGCCGGACAGGAGCGCTTTCGTAGCCTAATTCCCAGCTACATCCGTGATTCTACCATTGCTGTGGTTGTGTATGACATCACCA ATCTCAACTCCTTCCAACAAACCTCAAAGTGGATCGATGACGTTCGAACGGAGAGAGGAAGTGACGTCATTATCATGCTCGTTGGGAACAAAACAGACCTGGCAGATAAAAG GCAAGTCTCTGTTGAGGCAGCAGAGAGGAAAGCTCGAGAGCTCAATGTGATGTACATAGAGACCAGCGCCAAGGCTGGCTATAACGTCAAACAG CTGTTCCGTCGTGTCGCTGCTGCGTTACCTGGTATGGACAGTACAGCGGAGAAGAGCAAAGAAGACA TGATCGACATCAAACTGGAGAAGCAGCCAGAGATGACTGTCACCGAGAGCAGCTGCTCGTGCTAG
- the rab41 gene encoding ras-related protein Rab-41 isoform X1, translating into MSTTTGGGEFGNPLRKFKLVFLGEQSVGKTSLITRFMYDSFDNTYQATIGIDFLSKTMYLEDRTIRLQLWDTAGQERFRSLIPSYIRDSAAAVVVYDIANLNSFQQTSKWIDDVRTERGSDVIIMLVGNKTDLADKRQVSVEAAERKARELNVMYIETSAKAGYNVKQLFRRVAAALPGMDSTAEKSKEDMIDIKLEKQPEMTVTESSCSC; encoded by the exons ATGTCGACCACAACCGGCGGCGGGGAGTTCGGCAACCCACTACGGAAGTTTAAACTCGTCTTCCTGGGCGAGCAAAGCG TGGGAAAGACCTCGCTCATCACCAGGTTTATGTATGACAGCTTTGACAACACCTACcag GCAACAATTGGCATTGACTTTTTGTCAAAAACCATGTACCTAGAAGATCGCACG ATTCGGCTGCAGCTCTGGGACACGGCAGGACAGGAGCGTTTCCGCAGCCTCATCCCGAGTTACATCCGAGACTCAGCCGCCGCAGTTGTGGTTTATGACATAGCCA ATCTCAACTCCTTCCAACAAACCTCAAAGTGGATCGATGACGTTCGAACGGAGAGAGGAAGTGACGTCATTATCATGCTCGTTGGGAACAAAACAGACCTGGCAGATAAAAG GCAAGTCTCTGTTGAGGCAGCAGAGAGGAAAGCTCGAGAGCTCAATGTGATGTACATAGAGACCAGCGCCAAGGCTGGCTATAACGTCAAACAG CTGTTCCGTCGTGTCGCTGCTGCGTTACCTGGTATGGACAGTACAGCGGAGAAGAGCAAAGAAGACA TGATCGACATCAAACTGGAGAAGCAGCCAGAGATGACTGTCACCGAGAGCAGCTGCTCGTGCTAG
- the rab41 gene encoding ras-related protein Rab-41 isoform X3, producing MSTTTGGGEFGNPLRKFKLVFLGEQSVGKTSLITRFMYDSFDNTYQATIGIDFLSKTMYLEDRTIRLQLWDTAGQERFRSLIPSYIRDSAAAVVVYDIANLNSFQQTSKWIDDVRTERGSDVIIMLVGNKTDLADKRQITTEEGEQRAKELNVMFIETSAKTGYNVKQLFRRVAAALPGMDSTAEKSKEDMIDIKLEKQPEMTVTESSCSC from the exons ATGTCGACCACAACCGGCGGCGGGGAGTTCGGCAACCCACTACGGAAGTTTAAACTCGTCTTCCTGGGCGAGCAAAGCG TGGGAAAGACCTCGCTCATCACCAGGTTTATGTATGACAGCTTTGACAACACCTACcag GCAACAATTGGCATTGACTTTTTGTCAAAAACCATGTACCTAGAAGATCGCACG ATTCGGCTGCAGCTCTGGGACACGGCAGGACAGGAGCGTTTCCGCAGCCTCATCCCGAGTTACATCCGAGACTCAGCCGCCGCAGTTGTGGTTTATGACATAGCCA ATCTCAACTCCTTCCAACAAACCTCAAAGTGGATCGATGACGTTCGAACGGAGAGAGGAAGTGACGTCATTATCATGCTCGTTGGGAACAAAACAGACCTGGCAGATAAAAG ACAGATCACCACAGAGGAGGGCGAGCAGAGAGCTAAGGAACTGAATGTCATGTTCATTGAAACCAGCGCAAAGACTGGCTACAATGTCAAACAG CTGTTCCGTCGTGTCGCTGCTGCGTTACCTGGTATGGACAGTACAGCGGAGAAGAGCAAAGAAGACA TGATCGACATCAAACTGGAGAAGCAGCCAGAGATGACTGTCACCGAGAGCAGCTGCTCGTGCTAG
- the arr3b gene encoding arrestin 3b, retinal (X-arrestin): MSKVFKKTSGNGHIALYLGKRDFVDNVDSVEVVDGVVKVDPSGLDGRKVFIYLACAFRYGSEDLDVIGLSCRKDIWINRVQIYPPTDGNATQSPMQESLMKKVGEQGCPFAFQMPTNLPCSVSLQPGPNDAGKACGVDFEVKAYIANEANSATETIEKKDTCRLMIRKIQFAPTKNNDGPKAEITKQFMMSDKPVHMEASLDKEVYYHGDPITVNVKVNNETTKVVKKIKIIVEQLTNVMLYSSDTYTKPVCTEEFGETINANSTFQKSFQVTPLLANNKEKRGLSVDGQLKDEDTNLASTTLSQDNKEIQGIVVSYKIKVNLMVSGGGLLGGLTSSDVTVELPLTLMSPKPAEV, translated from the exons ATGTCAAA AGTTTTCAAGAAGACCAGCGGCAATGGGCAT ATTGCCTTGTACTTGGGGAAAAGAGACTTTGTGGACAATGTGGATTCAGTGGAAGTGGTTG ATGGAGTTGTTAAAGTCGACCCTTCTGGACTTGATGGCAGAAAAG TATTCATATACCTTGCTTGTGCCTTCCGTTATGGAAGTGAGGATTTGGACGTGATTGGGCTGTCCTGCAGGAAAGATATCTGGATAAATCGTGTTCAGATCTATCCGCCCACAGACGGCAATGCAACACAATCACCAATGCAGGAATCCCTCATGAAGAAGGTCGGCGAGCAAGGGTGTCCCTTTGCCTTCCAG ATGCCAACAAACCTCCCCTGCTCCGTTTCCTTACAGCCTGGACCGAATGATGCTGGCAAG GCTTGCGGGGTGGACTTTGAGGTTAAAGCGTACATTGCCAATGAAGCAAACAGTGCTACCGAAACCATTGAAAAGAA GGACACTTGTCGCCTGATGATTCGAAAAATCCAGTTTGCACCAACCAAAAACAACGACGGACCGAAGGCGGAAATCACCAAGCAGTTCATGATGTCAGACAAACCCGTTCACATGGAAGCCTCACTTGACAAAGAG GTCTATTACCACGGTGATCCTATCACTGTCAACGTAAAGGTCAACAATGAAACCACTAAAGTTGTGAAGAAAATCAAAATCATAG TTGAGCAGCTGACAAATGTGATGCTATATTCGTCTGACACTTACACAAAGCCTGTATGCACAGAGGAGTTTGG AGAGACAATTAACGCCAactccacattccaaaagtcTTTCCAAGTGACCCCGCTGCTGGCCAACAACAAAGAGAAGCGAGGACTGTCAGTGGACGGGCAGCTAAAAGACGAGGACACAAACCTGGCGTCCACTACCTT GAGTCAGGATAATAAGGAGATACAAGGAATTGTCGTGTCCTACAAAATTAAAGTCAACTTAATGGTGTCTGGTGGAGG CCTGCTGGGGGGGCTGACATCGAG TGACGTCACAGTGGAACTCCCTTTGACGCTGATGTCCCCAAAGCCAGCCG AAGTGTAA